The Pseudomonas azadiae genome contains a region encoding:
- a CDS encoding PP2C family protein-serine/threonine phosphatase produces MGATYKSASKSHVGMVRQVNEDACLDLPENRLWVVADGMGGHAAGDYVSSLIVDSLRSVPVGRSLEEYSAALRNDLIRINAAVREETANRGVTMMGSTVVVLAARGLRGVCLWAGDSRLYRLRDGVLEGLSRDHSYVQDLQDSGLLSEADARTHPRANIVTRAVGVEAQLEVAVLDLLIAPGDSYLLCSDGLNKTVEDHEIREVLSHDAPDEIVRSLVHLGLNRGAPDNITAIVVKVSS; encoded by the coding sequence ATGGGGGCGACGTACAAATCCGCGAGCAAAAGCCATGTGGGCATGGTGCGCCAGGTGAATGAAGACGCTTGCCTGGACCTGCCGGAGAACCGCCTGTGGGTGGTGGCCGACGGCATGGGCGGGCACGCCGCGGGCGACTACGTGAGCAGCCTGATCGTCGACAGCCTGCGCAGTGTGCCGGTGGGGCGCTCCCTGGAGGAATATTCGGCGGCGTTGCGCAATGACCTGATCCGCATCAACGCCGCCGTGCGCGAAGAAACCGCCAACCGTGGCGTGACCATGATGGGCAGTACCGTGGTGGTGCTGGCCGCCCGTGGCTTGCGCGGTGTGTGCCTATGGGCCGGCGACAGTCGCTTGTACCGCCTGCGCGACGGCGTGCTGGAGGGCCTTTCGCGCGATCACAGCTACGTGCAAGACCTGCAAGACAGCGGCCTGCTCAGCGAAGCCGACGCCCGCACCCATCCGCGCGCCAATATCGTCACCCGCGCCGTCGGCGTGGAGGCCCAGCTTGAAGTGGCGGTGCTCGACCTGCTGATCGCCCCCGGTGACAGTTACTTGCTGTGCAGCGACGGCCTGAACAAGACCGTCGAAGACCATGAGATCCGCGAAGTCCTCAGCCACGACGCGCCGGATGAAATCGTGCGCAGCCTGGTGCACCTGGGGCTGAACCGGGGCGCGCCGGACAACATCACCGCCATCGTCGTGAAGGTATCGTCATGA
- a CDS encoding DotU family type VI secretion system protein: MHPNDDDRTQFMPRPGGRAPEPARAEPAPLAMPAAPMLTGKGQGLNPLESAAGPLLALLTRLRSTIAHPAPASLRAQLLAYLRQFEERAEAAGVARNEVLLARYALCTALDEAVLSTPWGSTSDWGKQSLLITVHNEAWGGEKVFQLLDHCLQSPRERLYLLELLYLCMCLGFEGRYRVMNDGRSQLEALRERTAAAIRSARGEHERELSPHWRGVTVARDRLAQFMPPWIAVAIGLALLLALLFVLRLLLAADAEPVFKNIHALGEIPVQAIDRPVAQPKVIERPRLAGFLAEEIKAGRVAVEDKVDRSVVTIRGDELFASASASIVDDYQPLMLRIADAIRKVKGQVRVTGHSDNRPIATLRFPSNWALSEARAKSVLEILAAKTGQADRFSAEGRSDTEPLATNATAEGRARNRRVEITVLAEGVE, from the coding sequence ATGCACCCCAACGATGATGACCGCACCCAGTTCATGCCGCGTCCGGGTGGCCGGGCGCCGGAACCTGCGCGCGCCGAACCTGCGCCTTTGGCGATGCCGGCCGCGCCGATGCTCACCGGCAAGGGCCAGGGCCTGAACCCGCTGGAAAGCGCCGCCGGTCCGCTGCTCGCCTTGCTGACGCGTCTGCGCAGCACCATCGCTCACCCGGCGCCGGCCAGCCTGCGTGCGCAGTTGCTGGCCTACCTGCGCCAGTTCGAAGAGCGCGCCGAAGCCGCCGGCGTCGCCCGCAACGAAGTGCTGCTGGCGCGCTACGCGCTGTGTACGGCGCTGGATGAGGCGGTGCTGAGCACGCCGTGGGGCAGCACCAGTGATTGGGGTAAGCAAAGCCTGCTGATCACCGTGCACAACGAAGCCTGGGGCGGCGAAAAGGTCTTCCAGTTGCTCGACCACTGCCTGCAAAGCCCACGCGAACGCCTGTACCTGCTGGAGCTGTTGTACTTGTGCATGTGCCTGGGTTTCGAAGGCCGCTATCGCGTGATGAACGACGGTCGTAGCCAGCTGGAAGCCCTGCGCGAACGCACCGCCGCGGCCATTCGCAGCGCCCGTGGGGAGCATGAGCGCGAGCTGTCGCCGCACTGGCGCGGCGTGACCGTGGCGCGTGATCGCCTGGCGCAATTCATGCCGCCGTGGATCGCCGTGGCCATCGGCCTGGCGCTGCTGTTGGCGCTGCTGTTTGTCTTGCGCCTGTTGCTGGCGGCTGACGCCGAGCCGGTATTCAAGAATATCCATGCGCTGGGGGAAATCCCGGTGCAGGCCATCGACCGTCCGGTGGCGCAGCCCAAAGTCATTGAGCGGCCGCGCCTGGCGGGCTTCCTCGCTGAGGAAATCAAGGCCGGCCGCGTCGCCGTGGAAGATAAGGTCGATCGCTCGGTGGTGACCATTCGTGGCGATGAACTGTTCGCCTCCGCCAGCGCCAGCATCGTCGACGATTATCAGCCACTGATGCTGCGCATTGCCGACGCTATCCGCAAGGTCAAGGGCCAGGTGCGTGTCACCGGTCACAGCGATAACCGCCCGATTGCCACGCTGCGCTTTCCGTCCAACTGGGCCTTGTCCGAAGCACGGGCCAAGTCGGTGCTGGAGATTCTGGCGGCCAAGACCGGCCAGGCCGATCGCTTCAGTGCCGAGGGCCGCAGCGACACCGAGCCGTTGGCGACCAACGCAACAGCCGAAGGCCGTGCCCGCAATCGTCGGGTTGAAATCACCGTATTGGCGGAGGGCGTCGAGTGA
- a CDS encoding serine/threonine-protein kinase — MNIVIPGYDIEGEIGEGAMASVYLATQRSLERKVALKVMAAALAADPTFCERFLREGKTLARLSHPHTVTIHDIGNVGELYYMAMEYLPNGTLKERIAAGLTPEQGVTLIRQIASALGYAHAQGLVHRDVKPANILFRADGTAVLSDFGIAKSLDDRTQFTQAGFAVGTPSYMSPEQARGQEIDGRADLYALGVVLYEILVGELPYRGTDALSTALAHLTEPLPELPVHHGRYQEVLRKLLAKDPAERFADATALLRALDNLPAESPEATLVRPLPIPMSFDLAGITPESIEIPTDKPQAVRQPVVTPTQHHAVSEQRRGPVLALAAVAVAVALAIGGASYWWLSGSDQPAKPPAALLPKVTPPPAAVADVDGGQRPLLMAGKKTLFQRVLSKPGAKLSTDAGGAPGKALPAFSVLYVYQRKDVDGSPWVRVGAATDGRSDGWLPAAQVSDWKQSLVLKFTERSGRAPVMFLRQSSEVEKLLADPSAAKSVLAKAQKNSDDNSQILALEPTASAVPQNQFYLLPIFDAKESFDENGQPVQLLNVASIDPGSSAAKPSTPVINANADAFRTAVVLVVDTTVSMQPYIDQIRDVVHELQTRIGERGELDSVSFGMVGFRNSIKKTPGLEYVAKTLITLDQGRDPQRFLDMARQVKASSVSSHSFNEDAFAGVMQAVNGMDWSGYGGRIILLVTDAGALRKNDPFATTQMNEAEVRQAALGKQIKIYALHLRTDAGKKTHAGAESQYRILTADANPQIGDLYTPVPGGDVRKLGERVDEVGTVFANLVHQVRSNTPQPVPLLSGAPSLADKSAAVGYAMHMDFLGRKGASQAPQLVSAWTADRDLTNPALPAFQVCVMLTKLQLNDLQQSLKLIVDAARKTQTSPKDFFQEIASASAYMSRDPQALRKGGNLADGGILGEYLEGLPYRSKSLNMTQDLWLSLSVAEQEDFIDELDSKIRLYETFHNDLANWVRFGDAEPGDALYRVPLSTLP, encoded by the coding sequence ATGAACATCGTCATCCCTGGTTATGACATCGAAGGCGAGATCGGCGAAGGCGCCATGGCCAGCGTGTACCTGGCGACCCAGCGTTCGCTGGAGCGCAAGGTGGCGCTCAAGGTCATGGCGGCGGCACTGGCTGCAGACCCGACCTTCTGCGAGCGCTTCCTGCGCGAGGGCAAGACCCTGGCGCGCCTGTCGCATCCGCACACGGTGACCATCCATGACATCGGCAACGTCGGTGAGCTGTACTACATGGCCATGGAATACCTGCCCAATGGCACGCTCAAGGAGCGCATCGCCGCCGGCCTGACGCCGGAGCAGGGCGTAACGCTGATCCGCCAGATTGCTTCGGCGCTGGGCTATGCCCACGCTCAGGGTCTGGTGCACCGCGATGTGAAGCCGGCGAACATTCTGTTCCGCGCCGATGGCACGGCGGTGCTGTCGGACTTCGGCATCGCCAAGTCACTGGACGACCGCACCCAATTCACCCAGGCCGGGTTCGCCGTGGGCACGCCGAGCTATATGAGCCCGGAACAGGCGCGCGGCCAGGAGATCGACGGCCGCGCGGACTTGTATGCGCTGGGCGTGGTGCTCTACGAGATTCTGGTCGGCGAGTTGCCTTACCGCGGCACCGATGCACTCTCGACGGCGCTCGCGCACCTGACTGAGCCGTTGCCGGAGTTGCCGGTGCACCACGGCCGCTACCAGGAGGTGCTGCGCAAGTTGCTGGCCAAGGACCCGGCGGAGCGTTTCGCGGATGCGACGGCGTTGTTGCGGGCCCTGGATAATCTGCCGGCGGAGTCGCCCGAGGCCACGCTGGTGCGACCGCTGCCGATTCCGATGAGTTTCGATTTGGCCGGCATCACTCCGGAATCCATCGAGATACCCACCGACAAACCCCAGGCAGTGCGCCAGCCGGTGGTGACGCCAACGCAACACCATGCGGTGTCCGAACAGCGCCGTGGGCCGGTGTTGGCGTTGGCCGCTGTTGCGGTGGCGGTGGCGTTGGCCATTGGTGGCGCCAGTTACTGGTGGTTGAGCGGCAGCGATCAGCCGGCCAAACCGCCCGCTGCGCTGCTGCCGAAGGTGACGCCACCACCGGCTGCGGTCGCTGACGTGGATGGCGGTCAGCGTCCGCTGTTGATGGCGGGCAAGAAGACCTTGTTCCAGCGTGTCCTCAGCAAGCCGGGGGCGAAGCTGTCGACTGATGCGGGCGGCGCACCCGGCAAGGCCCTGCCGGCGTTTTCGGTGCTCTACGTTTACCAGCGCAAAGACGTCGACGGCAGCCCGTGGGTGCGCGTCGGTGCCGCCACCGACGGGCGCAGCGACGGTTGGCTGCCGGCGGCCCAGGTCAGCGACTGGAAGCAGAGCCTGGTGCTGAAATTCACCGAACGCTCGGGCCGGGCGCCGGTGATGTTCCTGCGCCAATCCAGTGAAGTGGAAAAACTGCTGGCCGATCCTTCGGCGGCCAAAAGTGTGCTGGCCAAGGCGCAGAAAAACAGCGACGACAATAGCCAGATCCTCGCCCTGGAACCGACCGCCAGCGCCGTGCCGCAGAACCAGTTCTACCTGCTGCCGATCTTCGATGCCAAAGAGAGCTTCGACGAGAACGGCCAGCCGGTGCAGTTGCTCAATGTGGCTTCCATCGATCCGGGCAGCAGCGCCGCCAAACCGTCTACGCCGGTGATCAACGCGAATGCCGATGCCTTCCGCACGGCTGTGGTATTGGTGGTCGATACCACCGTGTCGATGCAGCCCTACATCGACCAGATCCGCGACGTGGTGCATGAACTGCAAACCCGCATCGGCGAGCGCGGCGAGTTGGACAGCGTCAGCTTCGGCATGGTGGGTTTTCGCAACAGCATCAAGAAAACCCCAGGCCTGGAATACGTGGCCAAGACCCTGATCACCCTCGACCAGGGCCGCGATCCGCAACGCTTCCTCGACATGGCGCGCCAGGTCAAAGCGTCCAGCGTGTCGAGCCATTCGTTCAACGAAGACGCGTTCGCCGGGGTGATGCAAGCGGTGAACGGCATGGATTGGTCGGGTTACGGCGGGCGTATCATCCTGCTGGTCACCGATGCCGGCGCACTGCGCAAGAATGACCCGTTCGCCACGACCCAAATGAACGAAGCCGAAGTGCGCCAGGCCGCGCTGGGCAAGCAGATCAAGATCTACGCGCTGCACTTGCGCACCGACGCCGGCAAGAAAACCCACGCCGGGGCCGAGAGCCAGTACCGCATCCTTACCGCCGACGCCAACCCGCAGATCGGCGACCTCTACACCCCGGTGCCGGGTGGCGATGTGCGCAAGTTGGGTGAGCGCGTGGATGAGGTCGGCACGGTGTTCGCCAACCTCGTGCATCAAGTGCGCAGCAATACGCCGCAGCCGGTGCCGTTGCTGAGCGGTGCGCCTAGCCTTGCGGATAAATCCGCAGCGGTCGGTTATGCCATGCACATGGATTTCCTCGGTCGCAAGGGCGCAAGCCAGGCGCCGCAACTGGTCAGCGCCTGGACCGCCGACCGCGACCTGACCAACCCGGCGCTGCCGGCGTTCCAGGTGTGCGTCATGCTGACCAAATTGCAGCTCAACGACCTGCAGCAGTCGCTGAAACTGATCGTCGATGCCGCGCGCAAGACCCAGACGTCACCCAAGGATTTTTTCCAGGAAATCGCCAGCGCTTCGGCCTACATGAGCCGCGACCCGCAAGCCCTGCGCAAGGGCGGCAACCTGGCCGACGGCGGCATTCTTGGCGAATACCTGGAAGGCCTGCCGTATCGCAGCAAGTCGCTGAACATGACCCAGGATTTGTGGTTGTCGTTGAGCGTGGCCGAGCAGGAAGACTTCATCGACGAGCTGGATTCGAAGATCCGCCTCTATGAAACCTTCCACAATGACCTGGCCAACTGGGTTCGTTTCGGCGATGCCGAACCGGGCGATGCGTTGTACCGCGTGCCGTTGTCGACGCTGCCGTGA
- the tssM gene encoding type VI secretion system membrane subunit TssM — protein sequence MKALFSFMIRWVIPVLGLIALSLIIWFVGPLLDVLVPEGRRWALIILVFALWIAYRVFRIVQAQRQAAEVMRSLAAETPADPNSVATAEELTTLRQRMDEALALLKKAKLGGDERRNLYELPWYVIIGPPGSGKTTALVNSGLHFPLAAQLGAGAVRGVGGTRNCDWWFTDQAVLLDTAGRYTTQDSNSTVDKAAWLGFLDLLKKQRSRRPIDGAFIAISLSDLLLGTDAERAAHAAAIRLRIQELYTQLGVRFPIYLMLTKLDLVPGFMEFFDNLSKEERAQVWGMTFALDDGKNSDSPLAHLQSEFAGLEQRLNERLVERLQQERDPARRDLIYGFPQQFGALKDCLQSFLEGVFKPNAFEERVLLRGVYFTSGTQEGSPIDRLIGAMAQSMNLDRQHLARQSGTGRSYFIEKLFTAVAFAERGLVGVNPKVERRRKWIARGVLAATVALVVVVSGLWWVSYRANQAYIAQVDQKVAPLGQAVQNLSPAQREVLAVLPLLNAVKNLAGDSPSWSEGLGLYQGDMLEAESASVYRKLLIAVFAPRLVTRIEEQLHGGGNSDFLYEGLKAYLMLADPEHYDPDFIKAWIALDWDRNLPRDLPADQRQALAGHLQALFERHPPSARLDPRLIDDLRRQLQQLPVAQRVYDRVKRQKLPEGIPDFRINEAAGRDAALVFSRKSGKPLGEPLSGFFTAKGYRQAFLLSSLNQTGTLAEEQWVLGQEQADQQNVVSLAADVRRLYFQDYQRQWDALLADIDFVPITSVAQAADVLRVISGPSSPLKKLLVAVARETDLQAEERQLVAKGVPVEGGVDKLKERLGSLLGQEQPSTSAPAATDDPVTAHFAELNSIVSKNEGEPAAIDGLLTDMNALYVQVSAMVGASGDALLGEAKNQAAAAATRVSLNAERQPPLVQGLVKSVVNSTTNSMMGGVRNQLNAAWVSEVVNVYRQSLAGRYPMSPGSARDATLDDFGQFFGVGGVMDNYFRKYLQPYVDTSAQTWRWQPGAAQKLGIAPGVLQTFQRAATIRDAFFRSGGTQPIVRFELKPVSMDPTITQFLLDLDGQQLSYDHGPSRPVAMQWPNPGSIGVVRISIMPPSASGRSGVTLDGPWAWFRLLEQSDLTAGNSPDRFNLRLRVDGASIAYELRANSAFNPFKSRVLSGFSLPERL from the coding sequence GTGAAGGCGTTGTTCAGTTTCATGATTCGCTGGGTGATCCCCGTGCTGGGCCTGATTGCCCTGAGCCTGATCATCTGGTTTGTCGGGCCGTTGCTCGATGTGCTGGTGCCGGAAGGACGCCGTTGGGCGCTGATCATCCTGGTGTTTGCGCTGTGGATCGCCTACCGGGTGTTTCGCATCGTCCAGGCGCAGCGTCAGGCCGCCGAGGTGATGCGCAGCCTGGCCGCCGAAACCCCGGCCGACCCGAACAGCGTCGCCACGGCCGAAGAACTCACCACCCTGCGCCAGCGCATGGACGAGGCCCTGGCGCTGCTGAAAAAGGCCAAGCTGGGTGGCGATGAGCGCCGCAACCTCTACGAGCTGCCGTGGTACGTGATCATTGGCCCACCGGGGTCGGGCAAGACCACGGCGCTGGTCAACTCGGGGCTGCATTTCCCGCTCGCCGCACAATTGGGCGCAGGCGCCGTGCGTGGCGTCGGCGGTACGCGCAACTGCGACTGGTGGTTTACCGATCAAGCCGTATTGCTCGACACCGCAGGCCGCTACACCACCCAGGACAGCAACTCCACGGTGGATAAAGCCGCGTGGCTGGGTTTCCTCGACCTGCTGAAAAAGCAGCGCTCGCGCCGGCCCATCGACGGTGCATTCATTGCCATCAGCCTCTCGGACTTGCTGCTCGGCACCGACGCCGAGCGCGCCGCCCACGCAGCGGCGATCCGCCTGCGCATCCAGGAGCTGTACACCCAACTGGGCGTGCGCTTCCCGATCTACCTGATGCTGACCAAGCTCGACCTGGTGCCGGGCTTCATGGAGTTCTTCGACAACCTGAGCAAGGAAGAGCGTGCCCAGGTGTGGGGCATGACCTTTGCCCTGGACGACGGCAAAAACAGCGACAGCCCGCTGGCGCACCTGCAAAGCGAATTCGCCGGCCTGGAGCAGCGCCTTAACGAACGGCTGGTGGAACGCCTGCAACAGGAACGCGACCCGGCGCGGCGTGACCTGATCTACGGCTTCCCGCAGCAGTTCGGTGCATTGAAGGATTGCCTGCAAAGCTTTCTTGAAGGCGTGTTCAAACCCAATGCCTTTGAAGAGCGCGTGTTGCTGCGCGGCGTGTACTTCACCAGCGGCACCCAGGAAGGCAGCCCGATCGACCGCCTGATCGGCGCCATGGCCCAGAGCATGAACCTGGACCGCCAGCACCTGGCGCGCCAGAGCGGCACCGGGCGCAGCTACTTCATCGAAAAACTGTTCACCGCCGTGGCGTTTGCCGAACGTGGATTGGTAGGCGTGAACCCCAAGGTCGAACGGCGCCGCAAATGGATCGCGCGCGGTGTGCTGGCTGCCACCGTGGCATTGGTCGTGGTGGTCAGCGGTCTGTGGTGGGTGAGTTACCGCGCCAACCAGGCGTATATCGCGCAGGTCGACCAGAAGGTTGCGCCGCTGGGCCAGGCGGTGCAGAACCTGAGCCCGGCGCAGCGCGAAGTGCTCGCGGTGCTGCCGTTGCTCAACGCGGTGAAGAACCTGGCGGGCGATTCGCCAAGCTGGTCCGAAGGCCTCGGCCTGTATCAGGGCGACATGCTTGAAGCCGAGTCCGCCAGCGTCTATCGCAAGCTGTTGATTGCCGTGTTCGCGCCACGCCTGGTGACGCGCATCGAAGAACAACTGCACGGCGGCGGCAATTCCGACTTCCTCTATGAAGGCCTCAAGGCCTACTTGATGCTCGCCGACCCCGAGCATTACGACCCGGACTTCATCAAGGCCTGGATCGCCCTCGACTGGGACCGCAACCTGCCGCGCGACCTGCCGGCCGATCAGCGCCAGGCGTTGGCCGGGCACTTGCAGGCCCTGTTCGAACGCCATCCGCCGAGTGCGCGCCTCGACCCGCGCCTGATCGACGATCTGCGCCGCCAACTGCAACAACTGCCGGTGGCGCAGCGCGTCTACGACCGGGTCAAACGCCAGAAGCTGCCCGAAGGCATTCCGGACTTTCGCATCAACGAAGCCGCCGGCCGTGATGCGGCGCTGGTGTTCAGCCGCAAGAGCGGCAAGCCGCTGGGCGAGCCGCTGAGTGGCTTCTTCACCGCCAAGGGCTATCGCCAGGCGTTCCTGCTGAGCAGCTTGAACCAGACCGGCACCCTCGCTGAAGAGCAATGGGTGCTCGGCCAGGAGCAGGCCGACCAGCAGAACGTAGTCAGCCTGGCCGCCGATGTGCGCCGCCTGTATTTCCAGGATTACCAGCGCCAGTGGGATGCCTTGCTGGCGGACATCGACTTTGTGCCGATCACCAGCGTGGCCCAGGCGGCCGATGTGCTGCGGGTGATTTCCGGACCCTCCTCGCCGCTGAAAAAACTGCTGGTGGCAGTGGCCAGGGAAACCGACCTGCAAGCTGAAGAGCGCCAACTGGTCGCCAAAGGCGTGCCGGTGGAAGGCGGCGTCGACAAACTCAAGGAGCGCCTCGGCAGCCTGCTCGGCCAGGAACAACCGAGCACCAGTGCACCTGCCGCCACGGATGACCCGGTGACGGCGCACTTTGCCGAACTCAACAGCATTGTCAGCAAGAATGAAGGCGAACCGGCGGCCATCGACGGCCTGCTCACCGACATGAACGCGCTGTATGTGCAGGTCAGCGCCATGGTCGGCGCCAGCGGTGATGCCTTGCTTGGCGAGGCGAAGAACCAGGCGGCGGCTGCGGCGACGCGGGTCAGCCTGAATGCCGAACGCCAGCCGCCGCTGGTGCAGGGCCTGGTCAAGTCAGTGGTCAACTCCACCACCAACAGCATGATGGGCGGGGTACGCAACCAGTTGAACGCGGCCTGGGTCAGCGAAGTGGTCAACGTGTATCGCCAGTCTCTGGCCGGGCGTTACCCAATGTCGCCGGGCAGCGCGCGGGATGCGACCCTGGATGACTTCGGTCAGTTCTTCGGCGTCGGCGGGGTGATGGATAACTACTTCCGCAAGTACCTGCAGCCCTACGTGGATACTTCGGCGCAGACCTGGCGCTGGCAACCGGGCGCTGCGCAGAAGCTGGGGATTGCACCGGGTGTGCTGCAAACCTTCCAGCGTGCCGCGACGATTCGTGACGCGTTCTTCAGGTCGGGGGGCACCCAGCCCATCGTGCGTTTCGAACTCAAGCCCGTCTCGATGGACCCGACCATCACCCAGTTCCTGCTCGACCTGGACGGCCAGCAATTGAGCTACGACCACGGCCCAAGCCGCCCGGTGGCGATGCAATGGCCGAACCCCGGCAGCATTGGCGTGGTGCGCATTTCGATCATGCCGCCGTCGGCCAGCGGCCGCTCCGGCGTAACCTTGGACGGGCCGTGGGCCTGGTTCCGCCTGCTGGAACAATCGGACCTCACCGCCGGTAATTCGCCGGACCGCTTCAACCTGCGCCTGCGCGTCGATGGTGCGAGCATCGCCTACGAGCTGCGCGCCAACAGCGCCTTCAACCCGTTCAAGAGCCGCGTGCTCAGCGGCTTCAGCCTGCCGGAGCGGCTATGA
- the tssK gene encoding type VI secretion system baseplate subunit TssK, with the protein MSWNNRVVWSEGMFIGTQHFQQHDRYLENLIDARSRPLCAGAWGFSELLIDQGLLAQGKLAIVSARGLLPDGTPFNIPQDDLAPSPLNIDDNLRDGLVYLALPLKRAGARDTVEEGEALEAARYVSQVREVRDDNAPFENRAPVAVGSRALRLLTAQDGISDYAAVGLVRIKEKRADRALVLDDTYIPPVLDVAASKPLTAFRSELLGLLHQRGEALAGRVVASGAGGASEIADFMLLQLVNRAQPLVQHLSQLSPLHPERFYSELVSLAGEFSTFSTSGRRPQEYPQYQHDDLALSFAPVMTALREALSMLIDSKATPIPIVEKAYGVHVAMLADKTLLDSASFILVVRADVPGETLRARFGQQSKVGSVEHIRDLVNLQLPGISLLPLPVAPRQLPYHAGSTYYELDRGSEAWQQLSNSGGFAFHIAGQFPGLNLAFWAIRG; encoded by the coding sequence ATGTCCTGGAATAATCGCGTGGTCTGGTCGGAAGGCATGTTCATCGGAACGCAGCACTTCCAGCAGCATGACCGTTACCTGGAAAACCTGATCGACGCCCGCAGCCGCCCGCTGTGCGCAGGCGCCTGGGGTTTTTCCGAGTTGCTGATCGACCAGGGCCTGCTGGCCCAGGGCAAGCTGGCAATCGTCTCGGCACGCGGCCTGTTGCCCGACGGCACGCCATTCAATATTCCCCAGGATGACCTGGCGCCGAGCCCGCTGAATATCGACGACAACCTGCGCGACGGCCTGGTGTACCTGGCCCTGCCGCTCAAGCGCGCTGGCGCCCGCGATACCGTGGAAGAAGGCGAAGCCCTGGAAGCCGCGCGTTACGTGAGCCAGGTACGCGAAGTGCGTGACGATAACGCGCCGTTCGAAAACCGCGCGCCCGTGGCCGTTGGTTCACGTGCCCTGCGCTTGCTGACCGCCCAGGATGGCATCAGCGACTACGCCGCCGTGGGCCTGGTGCGCATCAAGGAAAAACGTGCCGACCGCGCGCTGGTGCTCGACGACACTTACATTCCGCCCGTACTCGACGTGGCCGCGAGCAAGCCGCTGACCGCGTTTCGCAGTGAATTGCTCGGCCTGCTGCACCAGCGCGGCGAGGCCCTGGCTGGCCGCGTGGTTGCGTCGGGCGCCGGCGGTGCGTCGGAGATTGCCGACTTCATGCTGCTGCAACTGGTCAACCGGGCCCAACCACTGGTCCAGCATTTGAGCCAACTGAGCCCGTTGCACCCCGAGCGCTTCTACAGCGAACTGGTCAGCCTGGCCGGCGAGTTCTCGACCTTTTCGACCTCGGGCCGCCGCCCTCAGGAATACCCGCAGTACCAGCACGACGACCTGGCCCTGAGCTTCGCCCCGGTGATGACGGCATTGCGCGAAGCGCTGTCGATGCTGATCGACAGCAAGGCCACGCCGATCCCGATTGTCGAGAAAGCCTACGGCGTCCATGTGGCGATGCTGGCCGACAAGACCTTGCTCGACAGCGCCAGCTTCATCCTGGTGGTGCGTGCCGATGTGCCCGGCGAAACCCTGCGCGCGCGTTTCGGCCAGCAGAGCAAAGTCGGTTCGGTGGAACACATCCGCGACCTGGTCAACCTGCAACTGCCGGGCATCAGCCTGTTGCCGTTGCCGGTGGCGCCACGCCAACTGCCGTATCACGCGGGCTCGACCTATTACGAGCTGGACCGTGGCAGCGAGGCCTGGCAACAGCTGAGCAATTCCGGCGGTTTCGCTTTTCACATCGCCGGGCAGTTCCCGGGCTTGAACCTGGCCTTCTGGGCGATCCGAGGATAA
- the tagF gene encoding type VI secretion system-associated protein TagF: MTTLGFYGKLASRGDFVSRALPQSFVGPWDSWLAAGLLASQSSLGGEWLNVYLVSPLWRFVLAPGVCGPDAAAGVVMPSIDRVGRYFPLAVVALLDHDTNPASLVGGPDTWFEQAEALLLSTLDAGATFERFNDGLDDLGLPATEPRAVDSRFAGLQRVAAAVPHQRLAALAEQACEGASLWWGRGSQRISPGLLRCQGLPAAGDFAQFLLGQEGVV, from the coding sequence ATGACGACGCTGGGTTTCTACGGCAAGTTGGCCAGTCGCGGGGATTTCGTCAGCCGTGCCTTGCCCCAGAGTTTTGTCGGCCCGTGGGACAGCTGGCTGGCGGCGGGGCTGCTCGCCAGCCAGAGCAGCCTGGGCGGCGAGTGGCTCAACGTGTACCTGGTCAGCCCGTTGTGGCGCTTCGTGCTGGCGCCGGGCGTGTGCGGGCCGGACGCGGCGGCGGGCGTGGTGATGCCGAGCATCGACCGGGTCGGACGCTACTTCCCGCTGGCGGTGGTGGCGTTGCTCGATCACGACACCAACCCGGCGTCCCTGGTGGGCGGGCCGGATACGTGGTTTGAACAGGCCGAAGCGTTGTTGCTCAGCACGCTGGATGCCGGCGCGACCTTCGAACGGTTCAATGACGGCCTCGACGACCTTGGTTTGCCGGCCACTGAACCGCGTGCGGTGGACAGCCGCTTCGCCGGCCTGCAGCGGGTCGCCGCCGCCGTGCCACATCAGCGCCTGGCCGCGCTCGCCGAACAGGCCTGCGAAGGCGCGAGCCTGTGGTGGGGCCGTGGTTCGCAACGTATTTCCCCCGGTTTATTGCGGTGTCAGGGCCTGCCTGCCGCCGGCGATTTTGCGCAGTTTTTGCTCGGACAAGAAGGTGTGGTGTAG